The proteins below are encoded in one region of Triticum aestivum cultivar Chinese Spring chromosome 1B, IWGSC CS RefSeq v2.1, whole genome shotgun sequence:
- the LOC123119714 gene encoding uncharacterized protein, whose protein sequence is MAEAEEWERQKRGRRRRRRRGRRESDGSDPVEVLGEEVMGLVMELLDARSVARCTAVSRAWFGVAADNRLWAPKCAELMVGKAHIPRLTMICTASKLSTYSMAIMDGKRNRITKEDLCDHAWEYRFTIAAPEYWRNLDPSWKRTGPPMRRYFHHDGYHSADPHDAVRGGHECEYTIITSFVGDGRIRDHYVRINRWPPMKVSRKEDWSWELSNHLYRYNSIPDAEKEGCTGPLFPVW, encoded by the exons ATGGCGGAGGCGGAGGAGTGGGAGAGgcagaagagggggaggaggaggaggcggcggcggggcaggagGGAGAGCGACGGCAGCGACCCCGTGGAGGTGCTCGGGGAGGAGGTGATGGGGCTGGTGATGGAGCTCCTGGACGCGCGCAGCGTCGCGCGATGCACGGCGGTCTCCCGCGCCTGGTTCGGGGTCGCCGCCGACAACCGCCTCTGGGCACCCAAG TGTGCTGAACTGATGGTCGGAAAGGCGCATATTCCTCGTCTGACAATGATCTGTACTGCATCAAAGTTGTCTACCTATTCAATGGCCATCATGGATGGCAAACGG AATCGGATCACAAAAGAGGATCTCTGTGATCATGCATGGGAATATCGTTTCACTATT GCAGCACCAGAGTACTGGAGGAATCTCGATCCGTCCTGGAAGCGCACTGGTCCACCCATGCGACGATACTTCCACCATGATGGTTACCACAGTGCAGACCCTCATGACGCTGTCCGGGGTGGCCATGAGTGTGAGTACACGATCATAACAAGCTTTGTCGGTGATGGAAGAATCAGAGATCATTATGTGAGGATCAACCGGTGGCCACCGATGAAAGTGTCGAGAAAGGAAGATTGGAGCTGGGAGCTATCCAACCACCTCTACCGCTACAACAGCATCCCTGATGCTGAAAAGGAAGGATGTACAGGTCCGCTCTTCCCGGTTTGGTGA